The following nucleotide sequence is from Mytilus edulis chromosome 13, xbMytEdul2.2, whole genome shotgun sequence.
TATTATAGTAttaaattatgttaatttttaatactttaaacGATCTATTTAAAGCTGTGAGAACCTGTTCTATATATCGTGACTCAGATAAACACAAAGTTATTTTCAGACCTATAAATAGGATAGGtaaaataatttctatttttagcttCATTACTTTACTTTCCGAAACCATCTTGTATTTTAGACATTTAAATTGTCACATACTGTTATTGTTATAAATagtgaacgtagttttcaattcagacttgtatatatgtatatatataacatcaccAGTGTGCCATAACAGTATTGACATTATGCTATGAAACTCAACGAACCATTGCAGTATTTGAATTCATATATATCTACTAGTATGTGACACATACCAAGTAATGCATGGTATAtcaataaatgtatttgtttattgttatagCTGTCCAGCAGCGCGTTAAATTACATTTAAAGTGCACAGATAAAGACGTCATATATATTGTATGATACGCCATTTTCAAACAGTAAAGGCATTGCAGAGTACGATCTTACTGAAATGGCTCAAATTATGGCACAAACGTGTGAATTTTCCTGCAAAGAAGAGGCAACATTGTACTGCAAAGTGTGTAAACAATTTTTGTGCATTGATTGTAAACAGACAATTCATGATAAATTTCCAAAATACAAGGATCATGCAGTAATGAATATTCATCAGGAGGGGAATTGCGTTTTCAGACCACACCCTGTTTGTGAAACTCATAAGgacacatttgttttttattgttgtaAATGTGAGTGTCTTACTTGCGCGGAATGCATGACAAGTACTCATAATGAacataaaacagaaaaaataaagaatgtcGCAGATGCCCGTCGTCATAACGTTAACCAAATTGTGCAACAGTTGAAAACGAAAGTGGATATAGTCAAAAAGAAACTAGAGACAATCGATACAGAACAATCCATTCAAATACAGGCTGATTGTCTGTCATATGTTAAGAAGGTCGAGGAAACTGTTGACGATCTACATATGATAGTTGATAGACATAAACTTATACCCTTGACCACTGCTTCTGACTTTAAAGACATCGAAAATGAGGATTTAGGTAGAAAAAGGGTGTTCTTTAGAAGACGTCATGATGAAACAGCGATTCGTTTATTGAAGTTTGAAAATCTTTTGAAAGAAACGCATGATAGTACATTTCTCACGGAATGGAAAGCTCTACAAACAGATGTCCAAATGAATAACGAGGAAACTGACGATCCGCTAGTAGCCCCTCGTCGAATCGAAAGTTTCAATCAGAAAAAACTTACGAAATTCGTCATTGACGAAATTGACGAAAAATTCCAAATGAAGTAAGTGATAACAGATATATTATCTCTTACTTAGTTTTTCCATTATGACCAGGTGCCCGAAATTTAATCCTAACTAATATccaaaatgaacatttttataatCTTAACCAAGGTATAGATACccttaaaaaaacttttttttaatttgtttggtaAAATGCCGATCAAGAAAGAGAtagaaattgttttctttttaaatcaatcCGAGGTTATAAATGATATGAGATATATTGTTTGCCACTGACCCTGTTTGGATCCAAAAGGGGGTAAAAGAAATCCACAA
It contains:
- the LOC139500621 gene encoding uncharacterized protein PF3D7_1120000-like isoform X1, giving the protein MAQIMAQTCEFSCKEEATLYCKVCKQFLCIDCKQTIHDKFPKYKDHAVMNIHQEGNCVFRPHPVCETHKDTFVFYCCKCECLTCAECMTSTHNEHKTEKIKNVADARRHNVNQIVQQLKTKVDIVKKKLETIDTEQSIQIQADCLSYVKKVEETVDDLHMIVDRHKLIPLTTASDFKDIENEDLGRKRVFFRRRHDETAIRLLKFENLLKETHDSTFLTEWKALQTDVQMNNEETDDPLVAPRRIESFNQKKLTKFVIDEIDEKFQMKLKEQEKEVVRLTEGIGVLTGELKEKQEQLDDLSKLARELKEKKNELVEENGKLKTEIKERKVQEISK
- the LOC139500621 gene encoding E3 ubiquitin-protein ligase TRIM45-like isoform X2; the protein is MAQIMAQTCEFSCKEEATLYCKVCKQFLCIDCKQTIHDKFPKYKDHAVMNIHQEGNCVFRPHPVCETHKDTFVFYCCKCECLTCAECMTSTHNEHKTEKIKNVADARRHNVNQIVQQLKTKVDIVKKKLETIDTEQSIQIQADCLSYVKKVEETVDDLHMIVDRHKLIPLTTASDFKDIENEDLGRKRVFFRRRHDETAIRLLKFENLLKETHDSTFLTEWKALQTDVQMNNEETDDPLVAPRRIESFNQKKLTKFVIDEIDEKFQMKLKEQEKEVVRLTEGIGVLTGELKEKQEQLDDLSNHV